The following proteins are encoded in a genomic region of Amphiura filiformis chromosome 11, Afil_fr2py, whole genome shotgun sequence:
- the LOC140163887 gene encoding uncharacterized protein encodes MAAPIGKTFTGCAQLGMRVLRVNGSRTPRNFLTCFATKYCINQMSFYPYSVKKDFNFAPLLCLTGAQHKKYRLLNQPSRNLSAATSVTNEEVRKEIDAITDKFMEAKEYLDDAKDSMDSVYFDEDMKDAEDAIQETLNMYQDLIGRLNEEQKQNVTRTIGLKMEELKAQLDMIKESLRE; translated from the exons ATGGCTGCGCCCATAGGTAAAACTTTTACAGGTTGTGCACAACTTGGAATGCGTGTTTTGCGGGTAAATGGAAGTCGTACACCACGAAATTTCTTAACATGTTTCGCAACGAAATATTGTATCAATCAAATGAGTTTTTATCCTTATTCAGTGAAAAAAGACTTTAATTTTGCGCCTTTACTTTGCCTGACTGGTGCCCAGCATAAGAAATATCGATTGTTGAATCAACCAAGCAGAAATCTGTCGGCTGCTACGTCTGTTACTAATGAGGAAGTGAGGAAAGAGATTGATGCTATTACAGACAAGTTTATGGAAGCTAAGGAATATTTAGATGATGCT AAAGATTCAATGGACTCTGTTTACTTTGATGAGGATATGAAGGATGCAGAGGACGCCATCCAGGAAACACTGAATATGTATCAAGATCTAATAGGACGACTTAATGAAGAACAGAAACAAAATGTAACCAGAACAATTGGACTGAAAATGGAAGAACTGAAAGCACAATTAGATATGATTAAAGAATCACTACGAGAATAA